Below is a genomic region from Biomphalaria glabrata chromosome 3, xgBioGlab47.1, whole genome shotgun sequence.
tttgtcagaAACAACACGAACATTGTGTTGATTTGTTCTCTATTGGATGTCTGCGTAAACAATGGACAAACTTTTGgcgattttttaattatttttctttgtacaattacattgaaatgaaatcttttttttttcttttcattgaaaCTTATGGCACTAATAATTGATATGTAGAAGCAATATAGGGAACTGTTATTACCTTTGTTGGCTTAACGAACCGTATTGACAAACGTATGCGATATGGAAATGGTATATGTTGAGATGGTATATGTTGAGAAGGTATGTGTTGAGATGGTATATATTGAGATGGTATATATTGAGATGGTATATGTTAACATGGTATATGTTGATATGGTATAGATAGAGATGGCATATATGAGCTGATATAGTATATATTGAGATGGTATGTGTTGAGATGGTATGTGTTGAGATGGTACATATATTATATGTTGAGATGgcatataaagtatatattgtgCTGGTATAAGTTGAAATGGTATACATTGAGATGGTATATACTGAGAaggtatatatattatatatactgaGATGGTTCACACTGAGATggtatatacattatatattgagatggtatatattgtatatattgaGATGGTATATACTGAGATGGTATATATGCAGTATATATTGAGATGGTATTTGTTGAGATGGTATTGTACCTGGGTTGGTGGATGGACATAAtaattgttctttgttttgatgCCAACATGGAAAGAGTCTTGACTATACTGTTGGCAGTGTACGAGTCCAGGCCTGACGTTGGTTCATCCAGAACTAGGATACCTTGAATAGAAGAGATGCACTCTACTTGAATTAGAATTCATTTGGACATTTCCATTAATGGCGGATAGCTATAAATGGTTAGATTATTTGGTGTAACCGGTGTAGAGAACATGAGTTGATGAAGCTAGGTATTTCAATAGGCATACGATAACATTTGTACACAAGTTTTAACACTGTCAAAAAGTTTTACTTGAAGCGCAAAGTTATTTGTagtatttagttggtaacagTTCAATGCGGCGCCTTATTGATCTCGAAAATCTCTCTCAATCTTCCTTCTTTGATTATCTCACGTTTGTTTAGATTACTTTATATCATCCGAGCATATTTACATATTGCTTTCTCTTCTTGTACTATGTTGCTTATACAATGTAAACCAGATCATGCAAATCAATAGATACCAAAaagataaccaaaaaaaaaacaaaaaaaaaaaacagctgcaGCAATAGCATCACAGACAACAGCATAGCAtatagaaaaatattaaaaaaaacaataataacaacaacaacaaaaaaaaaaacaacaacaacaaaaaaacagcaGAGTGCTGGGTTTAACATATTCCATGCTActccctatttaaaaaaaagttcttctcTTTAAGAAGTCAAATACTTACAAGAGCCTAGACTACAACGAATCTAAACATTCTAATAACGTACTTGGCAGGATAAGGAGCTGGATTCCAATGCTCACTCTCCGCCTCTCTCCCCCGGACAGGCCACGAATGGAGTCATTGCCAACTTTAGTGTCCGCGGCTTGGGTGAGACCGAGCTCGGCAATGACTAGGTCAACCTGAGGCCCAGAAATTTTGAAAGGATTGAGAAATCACAACTTGAGAAAATACACGATATGAAAAGAACTTGAAGTAGAGAATCCACACAcgcttatttcattttttttcgttacaaagcttctactaactcactctgtctgtctgtctgtctgtcttggggggggggggggagattctcttgcacttttttaaaaccctttatcattctcggatcaagttgaaatttagcacaattatgtATTGTTCATGATAACACCTACAtcgataaaaacaaacaaacaaacaaacaaaaaccccattgcagtattgagagatatgtccGTCCGCGATTGAACGGTGCTCTCTTTTCATTcaatttaagctttgtttttaaatgattattctctctctctctctctgatctcTTTCTCTTGTGTTTAATAATccctctttccttctctttaccttactctctctttgtttttagtgctaaaaaaaaagataaactagaTGGAACTACTCACTCTCTCTTTGATCTTTTCCTCGCTGAATGTCCGGGGCAACTTGAGCTGGGCAACAAACATCAGGGTTTCCCGGACGGTCAGTGATGCAATAAGCCGATCATCCTGCCGGACATAACCAGCACATGAGTCTAAGACTGACTTGGTTCTGACCTCAGAATTGAGATACACTTGACCGGTGGTAACACCAGAAGACGTGCGACATGTCAGTATGTCCAGGAGGGACGTCTTTCCACTACCTGgtcaatagatatatatattattttgtcgCGGGAGGGTGGGGgttcccccgaaaaaaatcctggctacgcccatgatatatatatatatatatcaagaatCTAGTCCTTTACCATACACAAATAATCTCTCTATTtctatatatctctctctctttatctatctatttctctgtatgtctatctatgtatctgtctatctatctatctatctatctctatctatattattttatatctcGGTGGTAAAAATATGTGCGTTTACAATCAACTATCAAATTTACTTGAAAATCATAAAGGTAGAACAACTGCAGACCGAGTCGCTCGTTATTTGAGGCACATAGAAATGAAGACATGCGCAGTAGAGCTCCAACAGACAACGGCTTCGTCTGCATGAAATGTGGCAAattatgcaggtcgcaactgggtttaaGTGTTTACGTTCAATACTGcacgcatccttaatcttcggactagAAACCATTGCCTTCATTTCATTAGTTAGAGACAACAGAATGAGCAGTGAGAATATAACACTAAACGTCTTGTCCATCAAGCGTATCAAAGACTCAGTGAAAGCGTCAGCGtgtccaattttatttttcatacaCTATACAAGATTTcacgagaatatataatatatgttttaaaGGGGGAGGTTTAACAAGAATGAATGTTACTTtcatattttggtatgattgttatatccccttgttgtgaatgtgaatagtattgcacgtgttgtgaactgagtgattaagtcttcttTGAATGATTGCTCCCGGTCCAgaaaggttggacgtttacttcctggactggtgtttgtttattaatattaatatttattgtgcattatttgatctatattggatattaaaatcATCATTTTTATATTCTTGGAGATCTGGAGTTGGAGTTGAAGCGCATTAAGTATAATTGTTCTTAGTTGTAATATTTAAGAATTGAAGAATTTAAGAATCAAGTAATATTTGTTCGTATAAGTgaaacccctagtgagccaaGTTAAGACAAGACAAGAGCCAAGCATATTAATTGAACCCTGACACACTATACAAGATTTCAtgagaatatataatatatgttttaaagatatagatctagactgtaacaataaaacaacaatctTATTTCACCTTATATTGTTcgtattaataataaatagtttaaaaagtttgtacgtgtataaggcttgtcttcgagtgcGGTATTTCACGTgtctacgcagccccagctgtgcaTATACCAGAGCACTTTGTTTGCTAGTGTAACTTAATAACTCTACTACGGAAATTGCGATGTATAAATTTCAGTTATTGTCTATTACAGACACGGTAggttttttaataaaaagcgtatgttttgttttttttctctgtctcttctaaattttaaaaaatttcatttacagctaccaaattcacttcactttggggcctccaattatccaaGGCCGGCACTGTAAGGTCTTACCTGATCCTCCCATGATTGCCATCAGTTGTCCACTTTTGGCGGTGAAACTGATGTCTTTCAAGACTTGTAAACTGTTTCCTTTGTCCTTGACTTCCCAGGGCATCTTTTAATTTGAAAGGTACAAAATTCAGTGGATTTAATgaaatgagtttagttttaaatgaaaacatcGTTGTCATGGTTCGTGTCGCTACTCTAACCTCAGCATCGCTGGATTCTAGTGAGCACTAGttgaaagagaaacaaaatgtattcaCTTGATAACTAAGTTGATGACAGGCTCATTTCTATTGGATGTTCGGTGGCTGGTTAGAGGTATACTCTTCGGCTATCGGTCATGATGGCCATGAGTTCTAACCTTGCAATAGATATGAACTAGGGtgtaataaatttttttctgaaaggAACAAAATATCCTGCACCTCTATATGTGTGTGCCAAAGCGAGACCATTCTTTATAGAAGCtcttaacactgacctgcaacgttaCAACACGTCCGCAGttgtctgcttttgccaagaaataatttttccaATTTGGGTGTCACCTCAAAAGgttgtcacccggtgcggaccacaCCGCTTGCggccccctagtgacgccactgtttaCATCTATACATGAGGGTCTGAAAAtggaactttacttaatggatCTATCGCTGGCTCTTCACGGTGAATACACTTCTTAAGCAGCAATGCTTTTATTTCAGTAACCAGTGAAGCGTAACGTTTGAACAACATTTCTCTCGATAACCAACAAACTTTGTAATGCAGCAGATGACCTGACATACTCACTCTACCTCATTAAATTAGAAATTCTTTGAATCGGCGATAGTAAATTGCTTCAGCTACAATGGAGTTGATATTCTTCTTAATCACCACTTTCAATTATAGGTAAATGTGATATGAATATGCCCGTGTACTTACAGTTTCCTTCTTCTAAATGATAGCACAGTTGGTAACTATTTCAGGGTTGGTTCTGTTTAATTTCCAAATAATGACAAGTCCACTTTTCACCTGACTGACTTTTCTCTCCATATCTTGAAACcgagacatttttgttttccaaaTGGAATTCAATATTTTTCGACGCGTTAATGACATCAGTTTCTACTCCTAGCGTATCTCCAGTCAAGGGggatacatttctttttgggctttatgtggaGATAACTCACGCAAGAATCGCATGTCACTCCTCGCCCCTCCCCCGTACGATGGACAGGATAAAggtaaacaataaatgtatatatatatatatcttaagtgcggtggctgagtggttaagcgctcggcttccgaacttgGAGCCTTGGTTCGAATTTCGGTGAAGATTtaaaatttcgggatttttagggcgctcatgagcccacccaactctaatgggtgcctgactttaATTGGGGAAACTAAAgacggttgttcgttgtgcggccacataacaccctgcttgttaaccgctgatcatagaaacagatgaccttaacatcatctgctccatacatcgcaagatctgaaagggaaactttactttacttaagaCCCTGGAGCATGAACTTATTTTGTCGAATTTGCAGCCCACCGAAAAAGTCTCGGCGCAGTTAATGAtggagataataataatatttgcaAGCAGCTCTACTGTTGTTGCTATCTAAACAAATGTATTCTTTTATCTGCaaacttttatttcaaaacgtTGCAGGGCGCATGCGCAgccaaatttattaatttaattttttttgcagaAATACTTCTGTCACatttataaatgttaattttattatgtcgttaaataaaaaaaagaataaagcatatctatgttttgttcTGTATGcttttgtttaaacatatttttaatgcCAAGAGCAAGAGTCATATTTTTGTCCATTAGATTTGGGATTTAAGTTTGTTGTGTAATTATTGTTATATCAAGTTTTGAAGTCATATCACCAACattatgatgtgtgtgtgtgtgtgtgcgcgcgtgtgtgtgtgggttgtCTTTTTCCGTGGGTCTCAGAGTTTTAAACCTGGAACATCCAGACGACATGTCCCGAGTTCATACCATACGACTAGACAAATATCCACAAAAGTCTGCAATATTCGTTTATGAAATAgaattattaaaactttttttttcggaaaagAGTGGTATACTTGAAGGCCTACTGTATACACTAGAGTAGAGTAGAGTGATCAAATGTATATGCTAAAAAGAAGTATGCTATAGAACTTATCGTCAGAACCTCTCGCGCAAAAAAAAAGGGCTGCACCGAAACGACAATCGCGCAAAAACGACGGCGCCAAAAAAAGCTGCTCCAAAAGTCGCGAACGCTATTCAAAGTTTTGCTATCCTAAAGCTTACCTGGAGATTGCTGACCGTCCTCCACCAACTTGCAGACTTTTCGGGCACGCTGTAGGATAATTTGTCCACCCGGACGTCTATCTTCACTGTGTCCGTGACGAGGGGATCCATCAAATCGATGAGAGAATCAACGCAGCCATTTCCAGAGACTTGTCTCTCCATTTACATAACCGccgtatttgttttgtttccttgCTGAGTCAATTAAAAAACTGAAATTGAAGAATATCGTCTGCTATTCTCAAGCTCGTCTTTCCTATAAATTTTCGCTTTATTTGGATTGATtattctataatgtttttttttttttttcattagctaCAACATATAAATTAGTTCTTATTTAGAACAAATTCAAAGAAACTACAACTGTTTCAAAACTAATAATTTAGTcttatttgagacgcatgcccagacagtgagggagagagagggccATAATCTTATAGTTCAATTAATAATCAAGTACACGATAAATCAACGAAGTTGGACTAATAT
It encodes:
- the LOC106066988 gene encoding ATP-binding cassette sub-family G member 8-like; the encoded protein is MERQVSGNGCVDSLIDLMDPLVTDTVKIDVRVDKLSYSVPEKSASWWRTVSNLQMPWEVKDKGNSLQVLKDISFTAKSGQLMAIMGGSGSGKTSLLDILTCRTSSGVTTGQVYLNSEVRTKSVLDSCAGYVRQDDRLIASLTVRETLMFVAQLKLPRTFSEEKIKERVDLVIAELGLTQAADTKVGNDSIRGLSGGERRRVSIGIQLLILPSILVLDEPTSGLDSYTANSIVKTLSMLASKQRTIIMSIHQPRFDIFTTVDAMMLLSKGSIVFNGPAKEMVNYFTSLGYPCPEHMNPCDYYIDLTAVDNTSPEREHRSLALIQMLLEAYKSKQDDVMVVNLETQEVAGAEDEICLEQTSLDDESVQRVLPSREKQSAHPGIVTQCHVLLR